One Lactobacillus sp. ESL0785 DNA window includes the following coding sequences:
- a CDS encoding oligopeptide ABC transporter substrate-binding protein: MKKIKFLSSVGVVTAAALTLVACGKSNNSNDAKTASRFPVETPAKAVKQGGTIKVAEETDTPFTGVFSEELQMDQTDADIYSPGQEGLFYVDNNYKINDKGPATLRLNHKTKTATITIKKGVKWSDGKQVTAKDIEYAYEIIANKATQSQRYTRQLNIIKGMAAYHAGKAKTISGIEMPDGEDGRTVVIHCAELKPGMLYTGNGYLWEAAAPYHYLKNVPFKKIESSDQIRKNPMFFGPYKVQKIVRGQSVTWVPNKYYWRGKPKLDRVIYQVVSTNSASQAIKSHKFDIARVVNNQWKQVKDTKGVNFIAKIPLSYYYLAFKVGKWDAKKAKNVMNPKAKMNNKSLRQAMAYAMNTDAVYKHYTDGLSFQVPTLIPAQFGDYFDKSAKGYTYNLKKANQLLDQANYKKKGKWRVQPNGKPLTIHLLAMSGNPIQEPVMQNYIQQWNKIGLNVKLVGGRLTEFNSFYDKIQHDDPSIDIFIAGWGLPDEPSQQQMYGEGTMSNYSRFVTPENNKLLDEMDSQKAFNHKYRVQKFHEWQKYMNEEAYVVPTYNSYQIDAVNDKITGFSDKPSDNYHYDHHDWFKIGYAK, encoded by the coding sequence ATGAAAAAAATTAAATTTTTGAGTTCTGTTGGCGTAGTTACAGCAGCTGCTTTAACCTTAGTAGCTTGTGGTAAAAGTAATAATAGTAATGATGCTAAGACTGCTAGTAGGTTCCCAGTAGAAACACCTGCTAAAGCCGTTAAGCAGGGTGGTACAATTAAAGTTGCCGAAGAAACAGATACCCCCTTTACGGGTGTCTTTAGTGAAGAATTACAGATGGATCAGACTGATGCGGATATTTATTCTCCAGGTCAAGAAGGTTTATTTTATGTCGATAATAACTATAAGATTAATGATAAAGGACCAGCAACTTTACGATTAAATCATAAAACCAAAACCGCGACGATTACGATTAAAAAAGGAGTTAAGTGGTCTGATGGTAAGCAGGTAACTGCAAAAGATATTGAATACGCTTATGAAATAATTGCTAATAAAGCCACACAGTCACAACGGTATACTCGACAACTTAATATTATTAAGGGTATGGCAGCATATCATGCAGGTAAAGCCAAGACAATTTCAGGAATTGAAATGCCAGATGGTGAAGATGGCCGAACAGTTGTGATTCATTGTGCTGAGCTAAAGCCGGGGATGCTCTATACTGGTAACGGTTATCTATGGGAAGCTGCTGCACCATATCATTATTTAAAGAATGTGCCTTTTAAGAAAATCGAGTCATCTGACCAAATTAGAAAGAATCCAATGTTCTTTGGTCCTTATAAAGTACAAAAAATTGTCCGTGGTCAGTCGGTTACTTGGGTACCAAATAAATATTATTGGCGTGGTAAACCAAAATTAGATAGGGTTATTTATCAAGTTGTTTCCACAAATTCTGCTTCACAAGCAATTAAGAGTCATAAATTTGATATTGCGCGTGTGGTTAACAATCAATGGAAGCAGGTTAAAGATACTAAGGGCGTTAACTTTATTGCTAAAATTCCACTATCATACTATTATTTAGCATTTAAAGTTGGTAAATGGGATGCCAAGAAAGCTAAAAATGTTATGAATCCAAAGGCAAAGATGAATAATAAATCTTTGCGGCAAGCAATGGCTTATGCCATGAATACCGATGCAGTTTATAAGCACTATACTGATGGCTTAAGTTTCCAAGTGCCAACTCTAATTCCAGCACAATTTGGCGATTACTTTGATAAGAGTGCTAAAGGCTATACCTATAATCTTAAAAAAGCCAACCAACTTTTGGACCAAGCAAACTATAAGAAGAAAGGTAAGTGGCGTGTGCAACCTAATGGTAAGCCATTAACGATTCATCTCTTGGCTATGTCAGGAAACCCAATTCAAGAACCAGTTATGCAAAATTATATTCAGCAATGGAATAAGATTGGTCTGAACGTTAAACTAGTTGGCGGTCGACTGACAGAATTTAATTCCTTCTATGATAAGATTCAGCATGATGATCCAAGTATCGATATCTTTATTGCTGGTTGGGGCTTGCCTGATGAGCCTTCACAGCAACAAATGTATGGTGAAGGGACCATGTCCAACTATTCTAGATTTGTGACGCCAGAAAATAATAAGTTGCTGGACGAGATGGATTCACAAAAGGCCTTCAACCATAAGTATCGGGTACAGAAGTTCCACGAATGGCAAAAGTACATGAATGAAGAAGCCTATGTTGTTCCAACTTATAATTCATATCAAATTGATGCTGTTAATGATAAGATTACCGGCTTTTCAGATAAGCCATCTGATAATTATCATTATGATCATCACGATTGGTTTAAGATTGGTTATGCTAAATAA
- a CDS encoding oligopeptide ABC transporter substrate-binding protein, whose protein sequence is MKKTRFLSSIGVVTAAALTLVACGKSNNDSNENAKTASKFPEATPVKTAKQGGTLKIAEATDTPFPGVFSPELSMSQIDTDIMSPGDEWLFDTDDHYKINDKGAATLKLDRKANTATITVKKGVKWSDGKQVTAKDIEYAYEIIANKDTQSQRYSSQFNIIKGMKEYHEGKAKTISGIEMPDGENGRVAVIHCTELKPGMTNSGNGYLWEDAAPYHYLKNIPFKKLQSSDRIRKHPIFFGPFKLGKLVRGQSVTWVPNKYYWRGKPKLDKIIYQVVAPTSVSQSIKSHKFDVAEVVNDQWNQVKDTKGVNFVAKIPLAYYYLAFKVGKWDAKKAKNVMDPKAKMNNKSLRQAMAYAMNTDAVYKHYTHGLSFQVPTLIPAQFGDYFDKSVKGYTYNLKKANQILDKAGYKKKGKWRVQPNGKPLTIHFLAMSGKATQGPIMQNYIQQWNKIGLNVKLVGGRLTEFNSFYDKVQHDAPGVDMFMAGWTMSSEPSQQQLYSEGTMSNYSRFVTPENNKLLDEMDSQKAFNHKYRVQKFHEWQKYMNDEAYVVPTYNYYSINAINNKITGYSNKPSQDNNGYPLWYKVAYAK, encoded by the coding sequence ATGAAAAAAACTAGATTTTTAAGCTCCATTGGAGTAGTAACTGCAGCTGCTTTAACTTTAGTAGCTTGTGGGAAGAGTAATAATGACAGTAATGAAAATGCAAAAACTGCTAGCAAGTTCCCTGAAGCAACACCAGTTAAAACTGCTAAACAAGGCGGTACATTAAAAATTGCTGAAGCAACTGATACACCATTTCCAGGTGTTTTTAGTCCAGAACTATCAATGAGTCAAATTGATACTGATATCATGAGCCCAGGTGATGAATGGCTGTTTGATACTGACGATCATTATAAGATTAATGATAAAGGTGCAGCAACTTTGAAGTTAGATCGTAAGGCTAACACTGCAACAATTACGGTTAAGAAGGGTGTTAAATGGTCTGATGGTAAGCAAGTAACTGCTAAAGATATTGAATACGCCTATGAAATAATTGCTAATAAGGATACACAATCACAAAGATATTCTAGTCAATTTAATATTATTAAAGGTATGAAAGAATATCACGAGGGCAAGGCCAAGACTATTTCAGGGATTGAGATGCCCGATGGTGAAAATGGCCGTGTAGCTGTAATTCATTGTACTGAGTTGAAGCCGGGTATGACTAACAGTGGTAACGGTTATCTATGGGAAGATGCGGCTCCATATCATTACTTAAAGAATATTCCATTTAAGAAGTTACAATCATCTGACCGAATTCGTAAACATCCAATCTTCTTTGGCCCATTTAAATTAGGTAAATTAGTTAGAGGTCAATCAGTTACTTGGGTACCTAATAAATATTATTGGCGTGGTAAACCAAAACTAGATAAGATTATTTACCAAGTGGTAGCACCTACTTCAGTTTCACAATCAATTAAAAGTCACAAGTTTGATGTTGCCGAAGTTGTTAACGACCAATGGAATCAAGTTAAAGACACAAAGGGTGTTAACTTCGTTGCTAAAATTCCGCTAGCATACTATTACTTAGCCTTTAAGGTTGGTAAATGGGATGCCAAGAAAGCTAAAAATGTTATGGATCCAAAGGCAAAGATGAATAATAAATCTTTGCGGCAGGCAATGGCTTATGCCATGAATACCGATGCTGTTTATAAGCATTATACGCATGGCTTGAGTTTCCAAGTGCCAACTTTAATTCCGGCACAATTTGGCGATTATTTTGATAAAAGTGTTAAAGGCTATACCTATAATCTTAAAAAGGCCAATCAAATTTTGGATAAGGCTGGCTATAAGAAGAAAGGTAAGTGGCGTGTGCAACCTAATGGTAAGCCATTAACAATTCATTTCTTGGCAATGTCTGGTAAGGCAACACAAGGACCAATTATGCAAAATTATATTCAGCAATGGAATAAGATTGGCCTGAACGTTAAACTAGTTGGCGGTCGACTGACAGAATTTAATTCCTTCTATGATAAGGTACAACATGATGCTCCTGGAGTTGATATGTTCATGGCTGGTTGGACAATGTCCTCTGAACCATCACAACAACAACTTTATAGTGAAGGTACTATGTCCAACTATTCCAGATTTGTGACGCCAGAAAATAATAAGTTGCTGGACGAGATGGATTCGCAAAAAGCCTTCAACCATAAGTATCGGGTACAGAAGTTCCACGAATGGCAAAAGTACATGAATGATGAAGCTTATGTAGTACCTACATACAACTATTATTCAATTAATGCGATTAATAACAAGATTACGGGTTACTCTAATAAACCATCACAAGATAATAACGGTTATCCTCTATGGTATAAAGTTGCCTACGCTAAGTAA
- a CDS encoding oligopeptide ABC transporter substrate-binding protein codes for MKKSKILSSIGVVTAAALTLVACGKSNNGSSNQNANTASKFSESVPKKAAKQGGTLKVAVRSDTPFTGIFSDELYTVQTDAQVAEPGEEALFDTDDNFKINDKGAATLKLNVQDKTATITVKKGVKWSDGKQVTAKDLEYSYEILANKKTASQRYSSQLEDIEGMKEYHNGQAKTISGIEMPDGKNGRQIVLHFKQMKPGMYNSGNGYFWETAAPYHYLKDVPFDKLQSSDKIRKHPLYFGPFKLAKLVRGESATWVPNKYYWRGTPKLDKIVISVLSFNSTSQSIKDHKFDVVNAINTQWDQVKDTKDVNFVAQIPLQYNYLGFKVGKWDAKKDKNVMDPKAEMNNKALRQAIGYAMNVDAVDKRYTEGLSFRVPTLIPEQFGDYFDKNAKSYSYNLKKANEILDKAGYKKKGKWRVQPNGKPLVINYMTRQGDSAKEPVQQNYIQQWHKIGLNVKLLGGRSTEFNSFEDKLQHDDPSVDMFEAGWGLASEPSPNNLYGETSPMNYSRFVTPENNKLLSEIDSTKSFNHKYRVQKFHEWQEYMNDQAFSIPTDNSYTIYAINDKITGYSLKPSQNSNGHQLWGQVGFIK; via the coding sequence ATGAAAAAGTCCAAAATACTTAGTTCAATTGGAGTTGTTACAGCAGCTGCATTAACCTTAGTAGCTTGTGGTAAAAGTAATAATGGCAGCAGCAATCAAAATGCAAATACGGCCAGTAAGTTTTCTGAATCAGTACCTAAGAAGGCTGCTAAACAAGGTGGCACTCTAAAAGTTGCTGTTAGAAGTGATACTCCTTTTACCGGAATTTTTTCGGATGAATTGTATACTGTTCAAACTGATGCTCAGGTTGCTGAACCTGGTGAAGAAGCTTTGTTTGATACAGATGATAATTTCAAGATTAATGATAAAGGTGCCGCAACCTTAAAGCTGAATGTTCAAGATAAAACGGCAACAATTACGGTTAAAAAGGGTGTTAAGTGGTCTGATGGCAAGCAGGTAACTGCTAAGGATTTAGAATATTCCTATGAAATTTTAGCTAACAAGAAGACCGCATCACAGCGTTACAGCAGCCAATTGGAAGATATTGAAGGCATGAAGGAATATCATAACGGTCAAGCCAAGACGATTTCTGGTATTGAAATGCCAGATGGTAAGAATGGTCGCCAAATTGTGCTGCATTTTAAACAAATGAAGCCGGGAATGTACAACAGTGGTAACGGCTACTTCTGGGAAACTGCAGCACCATATCATTATCTCAAGGATGTACCATTTGATAAATTGCAATCTTCAGATAAGATTAGAAAGCACCCACTATATTTTGGCCCGTTTAAATTGGCTAAGTTAGTCCGCGGCGAATCAGCAACTTGGGTGCCTAACAAGTATTATTGGCGTGGCACACCAAAGCTAGATAAAATTGTGATTTCAGTTCTTTCGTTTAATTCGACTTCACAATCGATTAAGGATCATAAGTTTGATGTCGTTAATGCAATCAATACTCAATGGGACCAGGTTAAAGATACCAAGGACGTAAATTTTGTTGCCCAAATTCCACTTCAATACAATTATCTTGGCTTTAAGGTCGGTAAGTGGGATGCCAAAAAGGACAAGAACGTGATGGATCCGAAGGCCGAGATGAATAATAAGGCTTTGCGGCAAGCAATTGGTTACGCAATGAACGTTGATGCTGTTGATAAGCGTTATACTGAGGGCTTGAGTTTCCGTGTACCAACTCTAATTCCTGAACAATTTGGCGATTACTTTGATAAAAATGCCAAAAGCTATTCTTATAACTTAAAGAAAGCTAATGAAATTTTAGATAAGGCTGGCTATAAGAAGAAAGGCAAGTGGCGTGTGCAACCTAATGGTAAGCCACTAGTTATCAATTACATGACTAGACAGGGTGATTCTGCTAAAGAACCAGTTCAGCAGAATTATATTCAACAATGGCATAAGATTGGTCTGAATGTTAAATTGCTTGGCGGTCGGTCAACTGAGTTCAATTCTTTTGAAGATAAGCTGCAACATGATGATCCAAGTGTTGATATGTTTGAAGCTGGTTGGGGTTTAGCTAGTGAGCCATCACCTAATAATCTGTATGGTGAAACTTCACCCATGAATTATTCACGATTTGTTACACCAGAAAATAACAAATTATTATCTGAAATTGACTCAACCAAGTCATTTAATCATAAGTATCGTGTCCAGAAATTCCATGAATGGCAAGAGTATATGAATGATCAAGCGTTCAGTATCCCTACTGATAATTCATACACGATTTATGCAATCAATGATAAAATTACCGGTTATTCATTAAAGCCTTCGCAAAATAGCAACGGACACCAATTATGGGGTCAAGTTGGTTTTATTAAGTAA
- a CDS encoding ABC transporter permease: MAKEKSQKDQNVSRPVPASGFKIIMHEIVHDKVAFVALIIIILILLFTFGGSMFLHKSQVTEINIVDAYYGWGQNGHLLGTDDGGRDILKLLMMGGRNSIMIGVAVTAVVEIIGLLVGLVAGYYGGFIDSIIMRIVDFIQVLPKWPIMIVLVTVIPNYNAVSLVWIISMFAWPATARYFRAFVLSQRERDYVLASKTSGSSDLKIMFREVLPNITSMIIIDVVLAIAGNIGVETTLSFIGYGLPTTTPSLGTLIGFANDPVNVVSRPWLWLPATVLLLMISLSVNYVGRALQRAGDARQREN, translated from the coding sequence ATGGCTAAAGAAAAATCACAAAAAGACCAAAACGTTTCGCGTCCAGTTCCAGCTTCTGGATTTAAAATTATAATGCATGAAATTGTTCATGATAAGGTCGCTTTTGTAGCATTAATTATTATTATTTTAATTTTATTGTTTACTTTTGGTGGGTCGATGTTTTTACACAAGTCACAAGTAACAGAAATTAACATTGTTGATGCTTACTATGGTTGGGGCCAAAACGGACATTTGCTTGGTACTGACGACGGTGGTCGTGATATTTTGAAGCTGCTGATGATGGGTGGTCGTAATTCAATTATGATTGGGGTTGCGGTAACCGCTGTCGTGGAAATAATCGGCTTATTAGTTGGTTTAGTGGCAGGTTATTATGGTGGTTTTATCGATTCTATTATCATGAGAATTGTTGACTTTATTCAGGTTTTACCTAAATGGCCAATTATGATTGTTTTAGTAACAGTTATTCCAAACTATAATGCCGTTAGTTTAGTTTGGATTATCTCAATGTTTGCGTGGCCAGCAACGGCACGTTATTTCCGTGCCTTTGTTTTATCTCAGCGTGAACGTGACTATGTTTTGGCTTCTAAAACTTCGGGATCGTCCGATTTGAAGATCATGTTTAGAGAAGTTTTACCTAATATTACATCGATGATCATTATTGATGTTGTTTTAGCAATTGCTGGTAATATTGGAGTTGAAACTACCTTATCATTCATCGGTTATGGTTTGCCAACAACAACGCCATCGCTAGGTACCTTAATTGGTTTTGCAAATGATCCAGTTAACGTTGTTAGTCGTCCATGGCTGTGGTTACCAGCTACTGTTTTATTGTTAATGATTTCATTGAGTGTTAACTATGTTGGTCGGGCATTACAACGTGCTGGGGATGCAAGACAACGAGAAAATTAG